Part of the Janibacter endophyticus genome is shown below.
CGTAGGCGCCCCAGTGGATCACCGTGTCCGGGTGGGTGGCCACGAGCTCGCGGCAGTGCAGGTGCCCGTCGAGCATGACGACGACTGTCCCGAGCTCCAACCCGGCGGCCTGCGCGCGAGTCCACTCGTCGACGAGCCGACGCCCGGTCGTGATGTGCACCGGTTCGCCGACGCGGTGCAGGACGATGCCGTGCGCGGCGGCGAGGGTCTGGAAGGCGGAGATCCCCGGGATGACCCGCACCCGCGTCGCGATCTGCTCGCCGATCGCGTCGACGATGCGGATCGTGCTGTCGTAGAAGGCAGGGTCGCCCCACACGAGGAAGCCCACGACCGCCTCCTGAGGCAGTTCCTCGATGATCCGCACGTAGGCGTCGGTGCGCGCCGCATGCCAGTCCCGCACCCCCTGCGCGTACTCCGCGGAGTCCCGGTCGGCGTCGGGTCCGCGCTTCGGGTCCGGCACCGTGACGAACTCGTACCCGTGGTCGGCGGGGATGAAGCGGTCGCAGATCGCGCGGCGCACCGCGACGAGCTCGTCCTTGACCCCACCCTTGTCCGCGACGAGGAAGACGTCGACCTCGGCGATCGTCGCGGCCGCCTCCGCGGTCACGTGCTCCGGAGAGCCGGCTCCGATGCCGATGACGTGGATGCGGCGCGGGCTGGTGTCGCTCAACGGTTCTCCCGGGTGAGGTCGATGATCGCGTCGACGTCGGCGTGCCTCTCGAGGGCATCGGCGAGGATGTCGATCATGCCTTCCCGTCGAGCGGCGAAGGGGGCGGCCCTCGCCACCGCGGTCCACCGCGCCCCCGTCGTCGCGGCCACGTCAGCGAGCAGCGCACGGCGGTAGTCGTCGCACTCGAGGGTGCCGTGCCAGATCGAGCCGCGGACCTCCCCGACGGCATGCCCGCCGGGGAAGTCCTCGCCGCCGCTCGGGGCCACGACGCCGTGGTGGATCTCGTACCCCTCGACGGGGTGGCCACGCCAGGTCCCGCTCGGTCGGGCGAGCACCTTGTCCTCGTGGAAGACGACGCGACCGGGCAGCAGGCCGAGGCCCGCAACCGTTGTGGGAGAGGCGGACTCGCTCCCTTCGGCCGCGTCACCCTCGACCCCCTCGTCGACGATCTGGTCGAGGAGCATCTGGTAGCCACCGCAGATCCCGAGGACCGGCGCCCCGCGGGACGCCCGGTCGATGACGACGTCGGCCAGACCGGTGCGGCGCAGCCAGGCGAGGTCGGAGGTCGTGGCACGGGACCCGGGGAGGACCACGAGGTCGGCCTCGCGCACCGCGTCGGCGTCGACCGTGACCCGCACGTCGACGCCAGGCTCGGCCGCGAGGGCGTCGACGTCGGTGCCGTTGGAGGTGCGGGGCAGCCGGACCACCGCGACCGACAGCCGTCGCTCGCTCGGGACCCCGTCGTCCGGGTCGCCCCACGCGCCCATCGACAGCGAGTCTTCCGAGTCGAGCCACACGTCCTGCAGCCACGGCAGCACCCCGAGCGAGGGCATGCCCGTGCGGCGGGTGATCTCGGCCAGGCCGGGCTCGAGCACCGACGCGTCCCCGCGGAACTTGTTGATGAGGTAGGCGGCGAGCAGCGGCCGATCGGCGTCGGAGACGAGCGCCCAGGTGCCGTAGAGCGCAGCGAGCACGCCACCCCGGTCGATATCGCCCACGAGCACCGTGGGAAGCGAGAAGCGTTGTGCCAGACCGAGGTTGACGTAGTCCCCGGCCCGCAGGTTGATCTCGGCAGGGGACCCCGCGCCCTCGCAGACGACGACGTCGTGCTCGGCCGCGAGCTCCTCGAAGGCGGCGAAGGCGGCCTGCGCCAGGTGTGCCCGGCCGGTCGCGTACTCGCCCGCCATGAGCGTGCCGGCGGGCCGGCCGCGCACGACGACGTGCGCGCGCCGGTCGCTGCCCGGCTTGAGGAGCACGGGGTTCATCGCGGACGTCGCCTCGACCCCCGCGGCCTGGGCCTGGAGGTACTGGGCCCGACCGATCTCGGCGCCGTCGCGGCAGACCATCGAGTGGTTCGACATGTTCTGCGCCTTGTAGGGCGCGACGGATAGACCCCGCCGGGACAGCGCCCTGCACAGGCCGGTCACGACGAGGGACTTGCCCGCGTCGGAGCTCGTCCCGGTCACCAGCAGCCCGCTCACGAGCGGTGAGTCTACGGACGAGGCGGGACCGGACTACGGTGGCCCGCGTGCGTGCTCCCACCGTCCACCTCGTCCGGCACGGCGAGTCAACGTGGCACCTCCAGGGCCGGGTCCAGGGGCAGTACGCCGGGCCGGGGGAGCCGGTCCTCACGACGAAGGGGGAGGAGCAGGCCCGCGCAGCCGGCCGGCTGCTCGCGGACCGGCTCGACGAGCCCGGCTCGGCCCGCATCGTCGCGAGCGACCTGGCCCGGGCGGCAGCGAGCGCCCGGCTGATCGCTCAGGTGCTGGGGCTGGACGCCGCGGCCGTGCGGCTCGACCCGGCCTGGCGCGAGCAGCACCTCGGCTCGATGGAGGGGGAGCTCGCCGCGGGCCTCGCCTCGCGGCCGGTGCCCGACGGCGTGGACATCAGCGAGGTCGCGTGGGGGGGCGGTGAGTCGGTGCGTGCCGTCCACGCGCGCGTCGCCGCGTGGCTCACCGGGGCTCGTGAGGACAGCAGCGAGCTCGTGGTCGTCAGCCACGAGCACACGATCCGGGCCGCGCTCGCCGTCCTGCGCGGGCGCTCCTGGCGCGAGCTCGACTGGGACGAGCCGCTGCCGCCCGGCGCTGTGCTCACCATCGACCGCGCAACGAGGTAGCACCGGGGGCTGCAAGCGATGGGTACCACCTCGACCACTCCGTCAGTCGCCGAGCGCCTTGACGAGCGTCATCGCGAGCGACACCCGCTCCCGAGCACCAGGTCGACCGACCCG
Proteins encoded:
- the cobF gene encoding precorrin-6A synthase (deacetylating), translating into MSDTSPRRIHVIGIGAGSPEHVTAEAAATIAEVDVFLVADKGGVKDELVAVRRAICDRFIPADHGYEFVTVPDPKRGPDADRDSAEYAQGVRDWHAARTDAYVRIIEELPQEAVVGFLVWGDPAFYDSTIRIVDAIGEQIATRVRVIPGISAFQTLAAAHGIVLHRVGEPVHITTGRRLVDEWTRAQAAGLELGTVVVMLDGHLHCRELVATHPDTVIHWGAYVGMPQQELRSGRLADVVDEIVELRARLRETHGWVMDVYALTPA
- a CDS encoding cobyric acid synthase, translated to MSGLLVTGTSSDAGKSLVVTGLCRALSRRGLSVAPYKAQNMSNHSMVCRDGAEIGRAQYLQAQAAGVEATSAMNPVLLKPGSDRRAHVVVRGRPAGTLMAGEYATGRAHLAQAAFAAFEELAAEHDVVVCEGAGSPAEINLRAGDYVNLGLAQRFSLPTVLVGDIDRGGVLAALYGTWALVSDADRPLLAAYLINKFRGDASVLEPGLAEITRRTGMPSLGVLPWLQDVWLDSEDSLSMGAWGDPDDGVPSERRLSVAVVRLPRTSNGTDVDALAAEPGVDVRVTVDADAVREADLVVLPGSRATTSDLAWLRRTGLADVVIDRASRGAPVLGICGGYQMLLDQIVDEGVEGDAAEGSESASPTTVAGLGLLPGRVVFHEDKVLARPSGTWRGHPVEGYEIHHGVVAPSGGEDFPGGHAVGEVRGSIWHGTLECDDYRRALLADVAATTGARWTAVARAAPFAARREGMIDILADALERHADVDAIIDLTRENR
- a CDS encoding histidine phosphatase family protein, with translation MRAPTVHLVRHGESTWHLQGRVQGQYAGPGEPVLTTKGEEQARAAGRLLADRLDEPGSARIVASDLARAAASARLIAQVLGLDAAAVRLDPAWREQHLGSMEGELAAGLASRPVPDGVDISEVAWGGGESVRAVHARVAAWLTGAREDSSELVVVSHEHTIRAALAVLRGRSWRELDWDEPLPPGAVLTIDRATR